The following proteins are encoded in a genomic region of Marasmius oreades isolate 03SP1 chromosome 10, whole genome shotgun sequence:
- a CDS encoding uncharacterized protein (antiSMASH:Cluster_10.1): MMAESELHLHETTSVPRVKSAPKENQIPTAFLYYPSDDGTDENLLILLHGLGDTHIPFSKLGRQLKLPQTAILALRAPEKIPFLYEEAYQWYLSFDQLGDLIDRPNPTPALDLLSKVFAHLTEQCGWSTSKIHLFGFAQGGSVALEFTIKLWRQQLGIGSVVSISGPLLSYPTLSSPCSSPMLAVYRPPPAEPSLAPGDITALKKAFGFFKEGKLSSKSSGMPSSKDEWEPIMRFWSERLSRRQVDGLYEVMSGTAPPK, translated from the exons ATGATGGCCGAATCTGAACTGCATCTACATGAAACGACCTCAGTTCCGAGAGTGAAGTCTGCACCAAAAGAAAACCAGATTCCTACGGCGTTCTTGTATTATCCAAGTGACGACGGCACCGATGAAAATCTCCTCATTCTCCTACATGGCCTAG GAGACACACATATACCTTTTTCAAAGCTGGGAAGACAACTCAAGTTACCTCAAACCGCCATACTCGCTTTGCGGGCTCCAGAAAA GATACCTTTCCTTTATGAAGAGGCTTATCAGTGGTATCTTTCATTCGATCAACTCGGGGATCTCATAGATCGACCAAATCCCACACCCGCGCTGGATTTACTTTCAAAAGTCTTCGCTCATCTCACCGAGCAATGTGGATGGTCTACCAGCAAGATTCACTTATTCGGATTTGCCCAAGGAGGGTCTGTAGCTCTAGAGTTTACGATAAAACTTTGGAGGCAACAACTGGGAATAGGATCGGTCGTGTCCATCTCCGGACCATTGCTTTCGTATCCGACACTATCTTCACCTTGCTCATCTCCCATGCTTGCTGTGTATAGACCACCTCCAGCAGAACCCAGTCTTGCACCGGGAGATATTACCGCGTTAAAGAAGGCCTTCGGTTTCTTCAAGGAGGGAAAGTTATCGTCAAAATCTTCCGGAATGCCGTCGTCTAAGGATGAGTGGGAGCCGATCATGAGGTTCTGGAGTGAAAGACTTAGTAGGAGACAGGTGGATGGATTGTATGAAGTGATGAGTGGAACTGCTCCGCCAAAATAG
- a CDS encoding uncharacterized protein (antiSMASH:Cluster_10.1) — translation MQPRLCRAAILYSILSLVSPAHGIWPFPPKRFTGNSLVDAGSLGLSGERVIAFGDFNGDQYLDVLMLEDDRRTLSVFLWNHEKFEFDKSGSFKHPNEVYNVVPADFTHSGQLDLLVMSPSQSNSPLDLTLYPALPSGGFGNLLSLPSSSLSQPIPIDLNGDMKIDLLGMTPDSQSSDKEFQVWENIWNSSETRSPLFKITDAPFHGKQCKISHPHSNAVIDLNGDCLADVFLVCDDGRGGKFFQIWVNNKEDGFSLAQEHPLPTGTLQVSLADMDRDGTIDLVFPTCRNVNPSTGIGTDCYINIAYNQQLPLCSAEALLRKGTSRCRTPEDLCIPDPDFKFDLTEGGDTFVRIPLSSILTSSPPPGLLVEDTTTSPSIPLALNLGDADLDGFPDILLIAVNQQGQVPKLIYSVPCGDKVLGCSSGGSGRRGWKTAIKGVQSLETIKDARSAVFMDMDEDGTRDIMVQRTGKSMQGNIMFVQNNFYYDAFFLKAIVLNGACGNGMCYSEDGQSYHPFGVSYSGASYKYTVLDTSGRRSAAQIGQLPQTGYQSLQSPYAFFGLGRTNNYIENLFVGSTIHSDQHYINIEGVIPNSKLVIRPSADKGTAWKRELFLRPGDWIPWVTVTMIIGTIVLAVIVFVLHLNEKREDELERRRASHHINFDAL, via the exons ATGCAGCCACGGCTTTGCAGAGCCGCCATCCTCTATTCCATACTATCTCTTGTGTCTCCAGCGCATGGAATATGGCCGTTTCCACCAAAGAGATTCACCGGGAATTCGTTAGTTGATGCAGGTTCATTGGGACTGAGTGGTGAACGAGTTATTGCATTTGGAGATTTCAATGGAGATCAGTA CCTAGACGTTCTCATGTTAGAAGATGACCGAAGGACATTATCAGTATTTCTCTGGAATCATG AGAAATTCGAGTTCGACAAGTCGGGCTCATTCAAACATCCAAACGAGGTCTATAACGTTGTCCCAGCCGACTTCACACATTCTGGGCAGTTGGATTTGTTGGTGATGAGCCCCAGTCAGAGTAATAGTCCTCTCGATCTAACGCTATATCCTGCTTTACCGAGTGGTGGCTTTG GTAACTTACTTTCTTTACCATCCTCCTCTCTATCTCAGCCTATACCTATCGACCTCAACGGCGACATGAAGATCGATTTGTTGGGCATGACTCCTGACTCTCAATCCTCGGATAAAGAATTTCAAGTCTGGGAAAACATTTGGAACTCGTCCGAAACTCGATCTCCTTTATTCAAAAT AACCGACGCACCTTTCCACGGGAAACAGTGTAAAATATCACATCCTCATAGTAACGCCGTGATAGACTTGAACGGTGACTGTCTAGCAG ACGTATTCCTGGTATGTGACGACGGTCGAGGCGGCAAATTCTTTCAAATATGGGTCAACAATAAAGAGGATGGATTTTCGCTGGCACAAGAACACCCGTTACCCACAGGTACCTTACAAGTATCTCTCGCAGACATGG ATCGTGATGGTACAATCGACTTGGTGTTCCCAACATGTCGTAATGTGAACCCGTCAACTGGAATTGGAACCGACTGCTACATCAACATTGCCTATAACCAGCAGCTCCCATTGTGCTCGGCAGaagctcttcttcgaaaagGCACGAGTAGATGTCGCACTCCTGAGGATCTATGTATTCCAGATCCAGATTTCAAGTTTGACTTGACCGAGGGAGGCGAC ACGTTCGTCAGGATCCCCCTTTCTTCAATCTTGACTAGTTCCCCGCCACCTGGACTTTTAGTTGAAGACACCACAACCTCTCCTTCGATACCGCTTGCTCTCAACCTCGGGGATGCAGATTTGGACGGTTTCCCTGATATCCTGTTGATTGCCGTAAATCAGCAAGGACAAGTCCCTAAGCTAATATATTCCGTACCTTGTGGTGACAAGGTTCTGGGTTGTTCTTCGGGTGGTAGTGGAAGGAGGGGATGGAAAACTGCCATCAAGGGCGTGCAATCGTTGGAGACCATAAAGGATGCAAGATCTGCGGTTTTCATGGATATGGATGAAGAC GGAACGCGGGATATTATGGTACAGCGAACAGGGAAAAGCATGCAAGGGAACATTATGTTCGTTCAGAATAACTTCTACTATGATGCCTTTTTCCTCAAGGCGATTG TCTTAAACGGAGCTTGCGGCAACGGAATGTGTTATTCGGAAGATGGCCAGTCTTACCAC CCATTCGGTGTCAGCTATTCCGGCGCATCGTATAAATACACCGTTCTCGACACATCTGGTCGGCGCTCTGCCGCTCAAATTGGACAACTCCCCCAAACGGGATACCAATCCTTACAATCACCCTATGCCTTCTTCGGTCTCGGTCGAACGAACAATTACATCGAGAATCTTTTTGTCGGGTCTACGATACACTCGGATCAACATTACATCAACATCGAGGGTGTCATACCCAACTCTAAGCTAGTTATTCGGCCCTCAGCGGATAAAGGGACAGCTTGGAAACGTGAATTGTTTTTGAGACCTGGAGATTGGATACCATGGGTCACTGTTACGATGATTATCGGTACGATTGTTTTGGCAGTGATCGTGTTTGTTTTACATCTAAACGAGAAG AGG